One window from the genome of bacterium encodes:
- the rfbB gene encoding dTDP-glucose 4,6-dehydratase translates to MHIFVTGGAGFIGSNFVRMLAASRPECRITNFDLLTYAGNLANLEGIAESKSYRFVKGDVAERESLAAALGADLPDAIVHFAAESHVDRSLLDSGIFVRTNVLGTLNILECARHYGISKIVHVSTDEVYGSLSDMDAPPFSESSPLNPRNPYSASKAGADHLAKAFFVSHGTPVVVTRSGNNYGPYQFPEKLIPLFITNLFEGKNVPLYGDGKNVRDWIHVSDHCRALLAVLDSGRPGEVYNIGPGAGGQVSNLEIARKILAALGYSEEMIKFVPDRPGHDFRYALDTSKIYSELGFAPSIGLDEGIADTVEWYRKNEAWWKAVRSGEYREYYAKMYPAL, encoded by the coding sequence ATGCACATATTTGTGACAGGCGGAGCAGGATTCATCGGCTCGAATTTTGTCCGGATGCTCGCCGCATCCAGACCGGAATGCAGAATCACGAATTTCGACCTGCTCACGTACGCGGGAAATCTGGCGAACCTGGAGGGAATTGCGGAGTCCAAGTCGTATAGATTCGTGAAGGGCGACGTCGCCGAAAGAGAGTCGCTCGCCGCGGCGCTTGGCGCAGACCTTCCCGATGCAATCGTTCATTTTGCGGCGGAAAGCCACGTTGACCGCTCGCTCCTCGATTCCGGAATTTTCGTACGGACAAATGTTCTGGGAACGCTCAACATTCTCGAATGCGCAAGGCATTACGGAATCTCCAAAATCGTGCACGTTTCGACCGACGAAGTCTACGGCTCGCTGTCCGACATGGATGCGCCGCCATTCTCGGAATCTTCGCCGCTCAACCCCCGCAACCCGTATTCCGCGTCGAAGGCCGGCGCAGACCATCTTGCCAAGGCTTTTTTCGTTTCGCATGGCACTCCCGTCGTTGTAACCCGAAGCGGCAACAATTACGGCCCATATCAATTTCCTGAAAAACTGATTCCCTTGTTCATAACCAATCTGTTCGAAGGCAAAAATGTTCCGCTTTATGGGGACGGCAAAAACGTTCGAGACTGGATTCACGTATCGGATCACTGCCGCGCGCTACTTGCCGTGCTGGATTCGGGCAGGCCCGGCGAGGTGTACAACATCGGCCCCGGCGCGGGCGGCCAGGTTTCCAATCTGGAAATCGCAAGGAAAATTCTTGCCGCACTTGGATACAGCGAAGAAATGATCAAATTCGTGCCCGACCGCCCGGGACACGATTTCAGGTACGCGCTGGATACATCCAAAATTTATTCGGAACTCGGATTCGCCCCGTCAATAGGTCTTGACGAAGGCATTGCGGATACCGTCGAGTGGTATCGGAAAAACGAAGCATGGTGGAAGGCCGTCCGCTCCGGCGAGTACCGGGAATATTACGCAAAAATGTACCCCGCGTTGTGA
- the trxA gene encoding thioredoxin, with protein MTHEITSEQFEGEVIKSTLPVLVDFSATWCPPCKMLEPVIERLSKEYEGKLKVIKINTDNSPDLATRYQIRGVPTMMFFKNGLNERTIVGYRDYDRLKEELELIL; from the coding sequence ATGACGCACGAAATTACGAGCGAGCAGTTTGAAGGCGAGGTTATCAAGAGCACGTTGCCCGTGCTCGTTGATTTTTCGGCCACTTGGTGCCCGCCGTGCAAGATGCTCGAACCGGTAATCGAGAGGCTTAGCAAAGAATACGAAGGTAAGCTGAAGGTTATCAAAATCAACACTGACAATTCCCCCGACCTGGCGACGAGATACCAAATCCGCGGCGTGCCCACCATGATGTTTTTTAAAAACGGTTTGAACGAGCGCACAATCGTGGGCTACCGTGATTACGACCGCCTCAAGGAAGAACTTGAGCTCATCCTCTAA
- a CDS encoding S8 family serine peptidase has protein sequence MAGSKNETGKIMANALITAAVSALLVSCGGGNSRGVPGGDPAAPGLKPPERPGITTSPPAVIDGEFAALTADSASLIEYLNAKGVAASEVKLLDGGKSASTSEEEQSESQIGLVVFGGGDRAILAEISTLPGVFATSARKRYPTAPIGISPIREPSYLPNDPLFVDAEVDDTTTPPTLIPYQKTTLEHISIEGAWDFARGAGVKIAIIGSGCYSEHPDLAGRISPLSRSFLETGGNVTVGTEIGDEPPSVEGATGTYLAGIAAADLNNSVGMAGVAPEAELLILKTGRVSSEPTDHWEMTDLEISAALKYAADNGASVVLLPLAVVSQPEAESVIEDALAYCAAKNTTIVVPAGDSDPPIEASSVYPANSPKENVIAAGALYLPPLLPLNTSNIDTAGGAIDLAAPGFAVIATDMRPEDPFANPPITGYVYVEGTVPAAALVAGTLALADDALGTATSSPELLKAILFSGIDDWSSLGVPDWPLGAGRLNANRSVAGAKAQISRPVPLVIVSVEPNPPPGKNATATVHAYVRIILGGGLKPYSINVNWGDGTSYPPGTAMAPYNGDTYSHAYSDAGSYPVTIRVRDSAGQERVASHVFNVFRPLTAQISARQEGPGSFKYLFKAVVANSDTTQPTYRWDFNGDGVYDSQLQNPVHEFPSPGTYRVKFYVQDGRFPVFRELDLTVP, from the coding sequence ATGGCGGGGAGCAAAAACGAAACCGGCAAAATTATGGCGAACGCGCTCATCACGGCCGCGGTTTCCGCGTTGCTCGTTTCATGCGGAGGTGGAAATTCGCGGGGCGTTCCCGGAGGCGACCCCGCCGCACCGGGCCTCAAGCCCCCGGAAAGACCCGGGATTACCACTTCCCCCCCCGCGGTCATAGACGGCGAATTCGCGGCGCTCACCGCCGATTCCGCATCGCTTATCGAATATTTGAATGCAAAAGGAGTCGCCGCGTCAGAAGTGAAACTGCTGGACGGCGGAAAGTCCGCATCGACGAGTGAAGAAGAGCAATCCGAATCGCAAATCGGCCTGGTAGTTTTCGGCGGCGGAGACCGGGCGATTCTGGCCGAGATATCCACGCTTCCGGGCGTGTTCGCGACGTCGGCCCGAAAAAGGTATCCAACTGCACCAATCGGAATCTCGCCGATCAGGGAGCCGAGTTACCTCCCGAACGATCCGCTTTTCGTGGATGCGGAAGTGGACGACACTACGACTCCGCCGACGCTCATCCCGTATCAAAAAACGACGCTCGAACATATCAGCATCGAGGGAGCGTGGGACTTCGCACGCGGCGCGGGCGTGAAAATCGCGATAATCGGCAGCGGCTGCTATTCGGAGCATCCGGACCTTGCAGGCAGAATAAGCCCGCTTTCGCGTAGCTTCCTCGAAACCGGCGGAAACGTGACGGTCGGCACCGAAATCGGCGACGAGCCGCCGTCCGTGGAAGGCGCAACCGGCACATACCTCGCGGGAATCGCAGCCGCCGATCTCAACAACTCCGTCGGAATGGCCGGCGTCGCGCCCGAAGCCGAGCTGTTGATCCTCAAAACCGGACGCGTGTCTAGCGAGCCGACAGACCATTGGGAGATGACCGATCTCGAAATCTCGGCTGCGCTGAAGTACGCAGCGGACAACGGCGCTTCTGTGGTGCTGCTGCCGCTTGCCGTCGTTTCGCAGCCCGAAGCTGAAAGCGTAATCGAGGACGCACTCGCTTACTGCGCGGCCAAAAACACCACAATAGTTGTGCCCGCTGGAGATTCGGACCCGCCCATCGAGGCATCATCCGTTTATCCCGCCAACAGCCCGAAGGAAAACGTGATTGCTGCAGGCGCGCTCTACCTGCCGCCCCTTCTGCCGCTCAACACTTCAAACATAGACACGGCCGGCGGAGCCATCGACCTGGCGGCACCAGGATTCGCCGTAATCGCTACCGACATGCGCCCGGAGGATCCGTTCGCCAACCCGCCGATAACCGGATACGTCTATGTCGAAGGCACCGTCCCCGCCGCGGCGCTAGTAGCCGGCACTCTAGCACTCGCGGACGACGCGCTCGGTACAGCAACTTCCTCACCTGAGCTGCTTAAGGCGATTCTTTTTTCCGGCATCGACGACTGGAGTTCGCTCGGCGTCCCGGACTGGCCGCTCGGTGCAGGAAGATTGAACGCCAACCGCTCTGTCGCCGGCGCGAAGGCGCAAATTTCCCGCCCCGTCCCGCTTGTAATCGTCTCGGTCGAGCCCAATCCTCCGCCGGGAAAGAATGCGACTGCGACCGTTCATGCCTATGTAAGAATCATTCTCGGCGGCGGCTTGAAGCCTTACAGCATCAACGTGAACTGGGGCGACGGCACAAGCTACCCGCCCGGCACGGCGATGGCACCCTACAATGGGGACACCTATTCCCACGCCTATTCCGATGCGGGATCCTATCCGGTGACCATCCGCGTCAGGGACTCGGCCGGCCAGGAGCGCGTCGCAAGCCACGTATTCAACGTTTTCCGCCCGCTCACCGCCCAGATAAGCGCCCGACAGGAAGGCCCAGGCTCGTTTAAGTATCTTTTCAAGGCCGTAGTGGCCAATTCCGACACGACCCAGCCGACTTACCGCTGGGACTTCAACGGCGACGGAGTTTACGACTCGCAGCTTCAGAATCCTGTGCACGAGTTTCCCTCGCCCGGAACCTACCGGGTGAAATTTTACGTACAGGACGGCCGGTTCCCGGTATTCAGGGAGCTTGATTTGACGGTGCCGTAG
- a CDS encoding nitrous oxide-stimulated promoter family protein, which yields MQFRFASSWRTRIKPPREALDRDLVILHRFVGVYCRKNHGTEPRELCDECAALYDYARRRRECCPFNPKPKCKDCPAHCYKPAMRKRIKEVMRFSGIYFVKRGRVDWLIKYFF from the coding sequence ATGCAATTTCGATTCGCTTCATCTTGGCGCACGCGCATCAAACCTCCGCGCGAGGCGTTGGACCGCGACCTTGTGATTTTGCACAGGTTTGTCGGGGTTTACTGCCGGAAAAATCATGGCACCGAGCCCCGCGAGCTTTGCGATGAGTGCGCGGCGTTGTACGATTACGCGCGGCGGCGCAGGGAATGCTGTCCTTTCAATCCGAAGCCGAAATGCAAGGACTGCCCGGCGCACTGCTACAAGCCCGCAATGCGAAAGCGCATCAAGGAAGTGATGCGGTTTTCCGGCATTTACTTCGTCAAGCGCGGACGAGTGGACTGGCTTATAAAGTATTTCTTTTAG
- a CDS encoding DUF438 domain-containing protein — MKITPKTRLFDLLSLYPFLADFLAAYNPKFSLLRNPVLRNTLGRTANLSKICTMGGNDLSELAAAIAAKIKEKTGQSLPVEIDVPGSDEGARKEILKGIIRDLHAGVDFGELKKRFRDLVEDVDASEIAEMEEELVKEGMPREEIKRLCDVHVEIFRDALDKKHAPDTPPGHPVNTYMADNRLLEAAAQEIREILSAIGLPPDESRFAAEYGRLSSLLDTIGKLENHYIRKENELFPYLERHGITGPPHVMWAVHDDIRALLKDARAAFASGDTETLVKKGQVLATAVIDMAYKEDNILFPMALEILTDAEWAEARRGEDTIGYALAQPGDEWKAEIAEELFDETGGVAGLARGLPLDTGLLTLEQVNLIMRHLPVELSYVDENDTVRYYTENLGDKIFPRSPGAIGRKVQNCHPPESIHIVNRILDEFRSGSKDVAEFWIPFQNKFVHIRYFAVRDAQGKYRGSLEVVQDVTPIRALAGERRLLDW; from the coding sequence ATGAAAATCACACCGAAAACTCGGCTGTTCGATCTTCTGTCCTTGTATCCGTTCCTGGCGGACTTTCTGGCCGCGTACAATCCAAAGTTCTCGCTTCTGCGCAATCCGGTTCTTCGAAACACGCTGGGCCGCACGGCGAATTTGAGCAAGATCTGTACGATGGGCGGAAACGACCTATCCGAGCTGGCCGCGGCCATCGCCGCAAAGATAAAGGAAAAGACAGGCCAATCGCTTCCGGTCGAAATCGACGTCCCCGGCAGTGACGAGGGAGCGCGCAAGGAAATTTTGAAGGGAATCATCCGCGACCTGCATGCAGGTGTTGATTTCGGCGAGCTGAAAAAACGCTTTCGCGACCTGGTGGAGGATGTGGATGCATCCGAAATCGCGGAAATGGAGGAGGAGCTTGTAAAGGAGGGCATGCCCCGCGAGGAAATCAAGCGCCTGTGCGATGTCCATGTCGAGATATTCCGCGATGCGCTGGACAAAAAGCACGCGCCCGACACGCCTCCCGGCCACCCGGTGAATACCTATATGGCGGACAACCGGCTGCTCGAAGCCGCGGCGCAGGAAATCCGCGAAATTCTTTCCGCGATCGGTTTGCCGCCTGATGAATCGCGGTTCGCGGCGGAATACGGCCGCCTCTCGTCGCTGCTCGACACGATTGGCAAGCTGGAAAACCACTACATCCGCAAGGAAAACGAGCTCTTCCCATATTTGGAACGCCATGGAATCACCGGCCCGCCGCATGTGATGTGGGCTGTGCATGACGACATCCGCGCATTGCTCAAGGACGCCCGCGCCGCGTTCGCGTCCGGCGACACCGAGACGCTGGTCAAGAAAGGGCAGGTTCTCGCGACCGCTGTCATAGACATGGCCTACAAGGAGGACAACATCCTTTTCCCGATGGCGCTCGAAATCCTGACCGACGCCGAGTGGGCGGAGGCGCGCCGCGGCGAGGACACCATCGGTTACGCACTGGCCCAGCCGGGCGACGAGTGGAAGGCGGAAATCGCGGAAGAGCTTTTCGACGAGACGGGCGGAGTGGCCGGCCTGGCGCGCGGACTGCCGCTCGACACGGGGCTTTTGACGCTAGAGCAGGTCAACCTGATAATGCGCCACCTGCCTGTAGAGCTATCCTACGTGGACGAAAACGACACGGTGCGCTATTACACCGAGAATTTGGGCGACAAGATTTTCCCGCGAAGCCCCGGCGCGATCGGCCGCAAGGTGCAGAACTGCCATCCCCCGGAAAGCATCCACATCGTAAACCGGATTTTGGACGAATTCAGAAGCGGCTCAAAGGACGTGGCCGAGTTCTGGATTCCGTTCCAGAACAAATTCGTGCATATCCGCTATTTTGCGGTAAGGGACGCGCAGGGCAAATACCGCGGCTCGCTCGAAGTCGTACAAGACGTAACGCCGATCAGGGCGCTTGCGGGAGAGCGCAGGCTGCTCGACTGGTAA
- a CDS encoding Rrf2 family transcriptional regulator, with the protein MSEMLKISEAANLAMHGMVLLAARDGKAVSTREMAQLMHVSEAHLSKVMQRLAKEGFVNSVRGPNGGFSLGYPAEDITLLEVYEAVEGPLESKRCLLGVQLCDGKQCVLGNLMSRADALIREELAKSRLSEAAGSLKKLLRKK; encoded by the coding sequence ATGTCTGAAATGCTTAAAATTTCCGAAGCTGCAAACCTCGCTATGCACGGGATGGTGCTTCTCGCTGCGCGCGACGGCAAGGCAGTATCCACGCGCGAAATGGCCCAATTGATGCACGTCTCTGAAGCGCACCTTTCCAAAGTTATGCAGAGGCTCGCAAAGGAAGGATTCGTCAACTCGGTGCGCGGACCGAACGGCGGATTTTCGCTTGGCTATCCGGCCGAGGATATCACGCTGCTTGAGGTATACGAAGCGGTTGAAGGACCGCTAGAATCCAAGCGTTGTCTGCTGGGAGTCCAATTGTGCGACGGCAAACAGTGCGTGCTGGGCAACTTGATGTCGCGCGCGGACGCGCTCATCCGCGAGGAACTTGCCAAATCGCGGCTTTCGGAAGCGGCTGGCTCGCTAAAAAAACTTCTTCGCAAGAAGTAG
- a CDS encoding PKD domain-containing protein yields the protein MRSFGTLFAVIPCCLLAALWLAGCSGGSGKSFSGGRPVAGSYTPAEMEIEAVLNDIEAYSAPAGADPAVFEMLKNELMSKLRARGLERLVNKAPTGDSAKVTDLSASYVSGAVELTWSEKLVGDTNADGEVGVADITPIALNFNRSVTEAEFLRRIDADGNGEIGVSDITPIAIHFLETLSGYNVMVGLSSDVAEASLYLTAPRDTTEFDDKTQPYVQYSAVVDQPDENSFYFVVPLDSDSAEGTASNGVQCLDINIGVISPRTVEEGDLVTFAANVFGADPLTYSWNFGGGADPNTSEEASPEATIGSVGSYDCNLTVSRGDTVVSRDFTLDVFPQGSLQPPDIPQNLTASKGTYTDKVVLTWDAAARADGYIVTRSKNAAGTFVPIPGSPTDQLQLEDTSIPDGDVHWYKVTAYNQYGTSDPSPAESGYISFPRVETVTASDGSFSGWIRITWTGIPEAAGYRVERADNSNGPFSQVAGSPTSEPYFDDTSAAAGEFWWYRVIALYAKGQAVPSDSDRGFVGLPAPSIAATDGLYQDKVSVGWNDIPGALNYHLYRADAIDGTYQRVGGNLFDTSFDDTTIPDFGTYWYKVCAVSTEGEGEYSNIDSGYAYLAPPTNLTATFKGTDNLKLSWDSSGMVVHIFRRTGTTGNFAPVPGSPIFGNNFTDNSAEVRVDYQYAVANQNAIGVGALSPPVDGSLLWRQQYVDGNEPDNLEVGRYSSMKFDSAGRPSIAYYSQTHTRPQFARYDGGVWTVENIPTAKSNAGTFTTLALDRNGNPVIAYKFAPSGLEVASYNGTDWEVTEVTDNGGDYASIALDSNDYPAIAHCNTIGSALYYSYFDGASWNTDPLLSGLGSADHTDLIIDANDQPWIAYRAPIDQIQKIATNPGSGWEFSEVDITPETGMYSSIALDGNGFPAIAYVTASIPLISLATFDGSEWSVSSVPDTSDVTAYVSLAFDQAGLPRIAYYEIADHDLDFVEFDGTEWLKSTVLGLHYVGMYNSLDIDPGGYSGISAFDESEANLIFVWGGPKP from the coding sequence ATGCGCTCATTTGGCACCTTATTTGCCGTGATTCCATGCTGCTTGCTGGCCGCATTATGGCTTGCGGGATGCTCTGGCGGCTCTGGAAAGTCATTTTCGGGAGGCCGTCCCGTTGCCGGTTCCTACACGCCGGCCGAAATGGAAATTGAAGCTGTATTGAATGACATCGAGGCATATTCCGCTCCCGCGGGCGCTGATCCTGCCGTATTCGAAATGCTGAAGAACGAACTTATGTCCAAACTTAGGGCGCGAGGCTTGGAGAGGTTGGTTAACAAAGCACCGACGGGAGACAGCGCAAAGGTGACCGATCTAAGTGCCAGTTACGTCTCCGGAGCGGTCGAGCTGACTTGGTCTGAAAAGCTCGTCGGGGATACCAACGCCGACGGCGAAGTCGGAGTGGCGGACATTACTCCGATCGCACTGAATTTCAACCGGTCGGTAACCGAGGCGGAATTCCTGCGCCGGATCGACGCGGACGGAAACGGCGAGATCGGCGTATCGGACATTACTCCAATAGCAATTCATTTTCTCGAAACACTTTCGGGCTACAATGTGATGGTAGGCCTTTCTTCCGATGTCGCGGAGGCGTCGCTTTACTTGACCGCCCCTAGAGATACAACCGAATTCGACGACAAAACGCAGCCTTACGTCCAGTATTCCGCGGTGGTGGATCAGCCCGACGAAAACAGCTTCTACTTTGTCGTGCCGCTTGATTCGGATTCCGCGGAGGGAACTGCTAGCAACGGAGTGCAATGCCTCGATATCAACATCGGGGTAATCAGCCCACGCACCGTGGAAGAGGGCGACTTGGTCACCTTCGCGGCCAATGTATTCGGAGCGGATCCTCTGACGTATTCGTGGAACTTTGGAGGAGGAGCGGACCCGAACACATCGGAAGAAGCAAGCCCGGAAGCGACAATCGGTTCTGTGGGCTCATATGACTGCAATTTGACCGTCAGTCGCGGAGACACCGTTGTTTCCAGGGATTTTACTTTGGACGTGTTTCCCCAGGGTTCGCTTCAGCCGCCGGATATTCCCCAGAATTTGACGGCCTCCAAGGGTACATATACGGACAAGGTAGTTCTGACCTGGGATGCCGCGGCACGAGCGGACGGTTATATCGTAACGAGAAGCAAGAACGCCGCGGGGACGTTCGTTCCAATTCCCGGCAGCCCTACGGATCAGCTTCAATTGGAGGATACTTCCATCCCGGACGGAGACGTCCACTGGTACAAGGTCACGGCGTACAACCAGTACGGAACCAGCGATCCTTCCCCGGCGGAAAGCGGCTATATCAGTTTTCCGAGAGTTGAGACCGTGACGGCAAGCGACGGGTCTTTTTCGGGCTGGATCCGGATTACCTGGACGGGCATTCCGGAGGCTGCGGGATACCGCGTGGAACGCGCCGACAATTCAAACGGGCCATTCTCGCAGGTTGCGGGAAGTCCCACTTCAGAGCCATATTTCGACGACACTTCCGCTGCCGCCGGAGAATTTTGGTGGTACAGGGTGATCGCGCTGTATGCCAAGGGACAGGCGGTTCCATCGGATTCCGACAGGGGGTTTGTCGGTCTGCCCGCGCCAAGCATCGCCGCGACCGACGGGCTTTATCAGGACAAGGTTTCGGTTGGTTGGAACGATATTCCCGGCGCGCTGAATTACCACCTGTACAGAGCCGACGCGATCGACGGTACATATCAAAGGGTCGGCGGGAATCTGTTCGATACTTCGTTCGACGACACCACTATTCCGGATTTCGGGACATATTGGTACAAGGTTTGCGCCGTGAGTACGGAGGGGGAAGGTGAGTACTCGAACATCGATTCGGGTTACGCTTATCTTGCACCACCGACGAATCTTACGGCCACTTTCAAGGGCACCGACAATTTGAAGTTGAGTTGGGACTCAAGCGGAATGGTAGTGCACATTTTCAGAAGAACCGGAACGACTGGCAACTTCGCCCCGGTGCCTGGAAGCCCGATTTTCGGAAACAATTTTACGGACAATTCCGCCGAAGTTCGGGTGGATTATCAATACGCCGTTGCAAATCAAAACGCGATCGGCGTGGGTGCTTTGAGTCCTCCCGTGGATGGCTCGCTGTTATGGAGACAGCAATACGTCGATGGCAACGAGCCGGATAATCTTGAGGTCGGCCGTTATTCTTCGATGAAGTTTGATTCCGCGGGCAGGCCTTCGATTGCGTATTATTCGCAAACTCATACCAGGCCTCAATTTGCGCGTTACGACGGCGGGGTTTGGACGGTGGAAAATATACCTACTGCAAAATCCAATGCCGGCACGTTCACCACGCTTGCGCTCGATCGAAACGGCAATCCCGTCATCGCCTACAAGTTTGCGCCTTCCGGTCTGGAAGTTGCATCTTATAACGGTACTGATTGGGAAGTCACAGAGGTGACGGACAATGGGGGCGATTACGCTTCGATTGCGCTCGACTCGAACGATTATCCGGCGATCGCGCACTGCAATACAATAGGTTCTGCTTTGTATTACTCGTATTTCGACGGCGCGAGCTGGAACACCGATCCGTTGTTGTCCGGCCTCGGCTCGGCTGACCATACCGACTTGATCATCGACGCAAACGATCAACCATGGATTGCATACCGCGCGCCAATCGATCAAATCCAGAAAATCGCCACGAATCCCGGTTCGGGATGGGAGTTCAGCGAGGTGGACATTACTCCCGAAACCGGAATGTACTCAAGCATCGCGCTGGACGGAAACGGATTCCCGGCAATAGCCTACGTGACTGCTTCTATTCCGCTTATTTCATTGGCGACGTTTGATGGAAGCGAATGGTCGGTTTCGTCGGTCCCGGATACATCCGACGTAACGGCGTATGTTTCCCTTGCCTTTGACCAAGCAGGCTTGCCCCGCATTGCGTATTACGAAATTGCGGATCACGACTTGGATTTTGTGGAATTTGACGGAACCGAATGGCTCAAATCCACGGTGCTGGGGCTGCACTATGTTGGAATGTACAATTCGCTAGATATTGATCCCGGCGGCTATTCCGGCATTTCGGCATTCGACGAAAGCGAAGCGAACCTTATTTTCGTCTGGGGCGGACCCAAGCCGTAA
- a CDS encoding inorganic diphosphatase, with protein MSHPWHDVPIGAEAPNEFNCVIEIPKGSKVKYELHKETGLLKVDRVLYSAVIYPANYGFIPQTLGDDRDPLDAMVLMQEPVYPLSILRAKPIGMMTMIDQGEQDEKIICVHLDDPEYRHYNHIKEMPSHRLDELRNFFEDYKKLELKDVLVHDFLGPYEAMKAVESAMALYKKMRRKKAGGAKLG; from the coding sequence ATGAGCCATCCCTGGCACGACGTGCCCATCGGGGCTGAAGCTCCGAACGAGTTCAACTGTGTTATTGAGATACCGAAGGGCAGCAAGGTCAAATACGAGCTGCACAAGGAGACCGGCCTGCTCAAGGTGGACCGCGTACTCTACTCCGCCGTCATCTATCCGGCGAACTACGGGTTCATTCCGCAGACGCTTGGCGACGACCGCGACCCGCTGGACGCGATGGTGCTTATGCAGGAGCCGGTCTACCCGCTTTCAATCCTGCGGGCGAAGCCCATCGGGATGATGACTATGATCGACCAGGGCGAGCAGGACGAGAAGATAATCTGCGTCCATCTGGACGACCCGGAGTACCGTCACTACAACCACATCAAGGAGATGCCCAGCCACCGGCTGGACGAGCTGCGCAATTTCTTCGAAGATTACAAGAAGCTGGAGCTAAAAGACGTGCTGGTGCACGACTTCCTGGGTCCGTACGAAGCGATGAAAGCCGTCGAAAGCGCAATGGCGCTGTATAAAAAGATGCGCCGGAAAAAAGCGGGGGGGGCCAAGTTGGGATGA
- a CDS encoding radical SAM protein: MAFYPSYTNLSEADWQCRLEMLREIFSPCMLCPRTCGARREEDEAGECKSARLAKVGSYNLHFGEEPPISGYAGSGTVFFSGCNLRCLFCQNYPISQMAHGNFAAAEEIAGYYLELQERGAHNINLVTPSHVNLQWFEALYIAAKRGLRLPIVYNCGGYDRVEVLKVFEGVIDIYMPDAKYRDRALAEKLSEAKDYPEVNAAALREMYRQVGPLETDDIGVGVRGMLVRHLMIPGQLDNTIACLEDIAAISPEIPVSLMTQYFPAYKAQATPGMDARVTKEEYRAAEAACRRMGLVNGYFQRL; this comes from the coding sequence GTGGCATTTTACCCGTCATACACGAATCTTTCGGAAGCGGACTGGCAATGCCGGCTGGAAATGTTGAGGGAGATTTTCAGCCCGTGTATGCTCTGCCCGCGGACGTGCGGCGCTCGCCGGGAAGAGGACGAGGCCGGGGAGTGCAAGTCCGCAAGACTTGCCAAGGTGGGAAGTTACAACCTGCATTTCGGCGAGGAGCCGCCGATTTCGGGATATGCGGGCAGCGGCACCGTGTTTTTTTCGGGTTGCAACCTGCGCTGTTTGTTCTGTCAGAATTACCCCATCAGCCAGATGGCCCATGGAAACTTTGCAGCCGCGGAGGAAATTGCCGGGTATTACTTGGAACTGCAGGAGCGCGGAGCGCATAACATCAATCTGGTGACGCCATCGCACGTCAATCTTCAGTGGTTCGAGGCATTGTATATTGCCGCGAAGAGAGGACTTCGGCTGCCTATTGTATACAACTGCGGCGGGTACGATCGGGTCGAAGTCTTGAAGGTGTTCGAAGGTGTAATTGACATCTACATGCCTGACGCGAAATACAGGGATCGGGCGCTTGCGGAGAAGTTGTCGGAGGCGAAGGACTATCCCGAAGTAAACGCGGCGGCGCTCCGGGAGATGTATCGGCAGGTTGGGCCGCTTGAAACGGACGACATCGGAGTGGGAGTGAGGGGAATGCTTGTCCGGCACCTGATGATTCCCGGTCAGCTTGATAACACAATCGCCTGTTTGGAAGATATAGCCGCGATAAGCCCCGAAATACCGGTAAGTCTGATGACACAGTATTTTCCTGCGTACAAGGCTCAAGCGACGCCCGGTATGGACGCGAGAGTGACGAAGGAGGAATACCGGGCGGCGGAGGCCGCCTGCCGCAGAATGGGCTTGGTCAATGGATACTTTCAGCGACTGTAG
- a CDS encoding dCTP deaminase, translating into MIKCDAWIRRMAREHAMIEPFEEGRVAPGVISYGLSSFGYDVRVADEFKIFTNVWGTVVDPKNFDERAFIDFRGDVCIIPPNSFALARTIEYMRIPRNVMVVCVGKSTYARCGIITNVTPLEPEWEGHVTLEISNTTPLPAKIYAGEGLAQVLFFESEEACETSYRDKLGKYQGQSGVTPPRV; encoded by the coding sequence ATGATCAAATGCGATGCATGGATACGGCGGATGGCGCGCGAGCACGCGATGATCGAACCTTTCGAAGAAGGACGCGTCGCTCCCGGCGTAATCAGCTACGGTCTTTCGAGCTTCGGATACGACGTGCGCGTCGCGGACGAATTCAAGATTTTCACCAACGTCTGGGGAACCGTCGTTGACCCGAAGAATTTCGACGAGCGCGCATTCATCGATTTCCGCGGCGATGTTTGCATCATCCCGCCCAACAGCTTCGCGCTCGCCCGCACAATAGAGTATATGCGCATCCCGCGCAACGTCATGGTCGTCTGCGTCGGCAAAAGCACGTACGCCCGCTGCGGGATCATCACGAACGTGACGCCGCTCGAGCCGGAGTGGGAAGGCCACGTGACGCTCGAAATCTCCAATACGACTCCGCTTCCCGCCAAGATTTACGCGGGTGAGGGGCTTGCGCAGGTGCTGTTTTTCGAAAGCGAAGAAGCTTGCGAAACGAGCTACCGGGACAAGCTGGGCAAGTACCAGGGCCAGTCCGGAGTGACGCCGCCGCGCGTTTAG